One region of Terriglobia bacterium genomic DNA includes:
- a CDS encoding AsmA family protein, whose amino-acid sequence MTSTRKKIVAVVLVVLALCIFLPPNINGARFSNRLASTLSAALGREVKIGSVKYRLFPRPGFDLYDFKVMDDPAFGAEPLLFCGKVTADLRLTSLWQGRLEIANLKLTDDVAPPSLNLVYARDHWNLESLLLRVEQVPTAPTAKRRAEQRSRFPYIEASGGRINLKLGQEKKPYALTNTDFAFWLASEDTWHIRLEGHPVRTDMNLSDTGTVRVDGDVKRSANLRDMPVKLQVSWEKSQLGQFSSLVMGQDKGWRGALDATAEVAGTLADLHISGTADLDSFRRFDINRNAMPRVRTRCLGDYTKGNLGLKCDTPLGIGGLLITAHFTPSAQNYDLSLVANRVPLSLLAAVARQARRSLPDDFTASGDLNAAFGFHWHAGVRDFHGTGMSTPFLLQSSAGDKPFPVSAVRFHIGAGDTPAALVVKKKKSSAPVQPTPAAAPSAAYDSGSLTVDAFSVQMGPSTTLEVQGSLDSKGYFVSAKGMVPMERLLAFGRTTGFHSQISNTTASALVDLNVSGPWANFAAPRLHGTAHLQNLAAWIPGVKDRLVMSEADAQITDTALVLSKITGQFEHSPIAFTGLVSSPLNCTGNAPCPLQFDLHLDSLAIPDVADLMGFTNKGWSLPFLSESENKLPDFRAQGSLAVGELDIANMPLEKFTAHLELGDHALTVNRVTARVGGGTTQGEWKIDWSGSQPRYSGSGSLEGVTLERVSPQNTVGGQVAQWIAGRAQVSYSAHFEGKTPQEMATSAGGRVEFQVTNGTSRALALDAGRPLRFNGAQGALEIDKQAIKILPSKFRAENRIYQLSGTMSLANKQAKLKVNTTGTQWEITGTLEKPEITPQPLTAQAAPAHAK is encoded by the coding sequence ATGACGTCCACCAGAAAAAAAATCGTTGCTGTTGTGCTGGTAGTGCTTGCGTTGTGCATTTTTCTGCCTCCCAACATTAACGGCGCACGCTTCAGCAACAGGCTGGCCTCAACTTTGAGCGCCGCGCTGGGAAGGGAAGTCAAGATTGGGTCGGTTAAATACCGTCTGTTTCCGCGCCCTGGATTTGATCTTTACGATTTTAAGGTGATGGACGATCCTGCTTTCGGCGCGGAACCGCTGCTTTTTTGCGGCAAGGTCACGGCCGATCTGCGACTGACTTCTTTGTGGCAAGGCCGGCTGGAAATCGCCAATCTTAAGCTGACCGATGATGTCGCTCCGCCCAGCCTGAATCTTGTGTATGCGCGCGATCACTGGAATTTGGAGTCGCTGTTACTGCGTGTCGAGCAGGTGCCGACTGCGCCGACAGCTAAACGTCGAGCCGAGCAGCGCTCCCGCTTTCCCTATATCGAAGCCAGCGGTGGGCGAATTAACCTGAAACTTGGCCAGGAGAAGAAGCCTTACGCCCTCACCAATACGGATTTTGCATTCTGGCTGGCCTCGGAAGATACATGGCACATAAGGCTGGAGGGTCATCCCGTTCGCACTGACATGAACTTGAGCGATACGGGAACGGTGCGCGTGGATGGCGACGTAAAACGCTCCGCCAACCTTCGTGACATGCCGGTAAAGCTGCAGGTTTCGTGGGAGAAATCGCAACTGGGACAATTTTCCAGTCTGGTCATGGGGCAGGATAAAGGGTGGCGCGGTGCATTGGATGCAACCGCCGAAGTAGCCGGTACGCTGGCGGATCTGCACATTAGTGGTACCGCTGACTTAGATAGCTTTCGCCGTTTCGATATCAATCGCAACGCCATGCCGCGCGTCCGCACGCGTTGCCTGGGCGACTATACCAAAGGAAATCTTGGGCTTAAATGCGATACGCCTTTGGGCATCGGCGGACTCTTGATAACGGCCCACTTTACGCCAAGCGCGCAAAACTACGATCTTTCCTTGGTGGCGAACCGTGTGCCTCTTTCTCTACTGGCGGCGGTTGCGCGCCAGGCGCGCCGATCTCTGCCCGATGACTTCACCGCCAGCGGCGATCTGAATGCCGCGTTTGGTTTTCACTGGCACGCGGGCGTGCGTGATTTTCATGGAACGGGCATGAGCACGCCGTTCCTGCTGCAGTCCTCGGCTGGAGACAAACCTTTTCCAGTGAGCGCGGTCAGGTTCCACATTGGGGCGGGCGATACGCCAGCGGCGTTGGTGGTGAAAAAGAAAAAATCCAGCGCCCCAGTGCAGCCAACACCAGCAGCAGCTCCCAGTGCCGCTTATGATTCGGGTTCGCTTACGGTTGATGCCTTCTCGGTACAAATGGGACCATCAACCACTCTGGAAGTGCAAGGAAGCCTGGATAGCAAGGGTTACTTTGTAAGCGCCAAGGGTATGGTGCCAATGGAAAGACTTCTGGCGTTTGGCCGTACTACGGGATTCCATTCACAAATCTCAAATACAACCGCTTCGGCGCTGGTGGACTTAAACGTAAGTGGTCCCTGGGCAAATTTTGCCGCGCCCAGGCTTCACGGCACGGCCCACCTGCAAAATCTGGCGGCATGGATTCCAGGAGTGAAAGACCGGCTGGTGATGTCGGAGGCTGACGCGCAGATTACCGATACGGCGCTGGTGCTCAGCAAAATTACTGGCCAGTTTGAGCATAGTCCGATTGCATTCACTGGCTTGGTGAGCAGCCCGCTGAACTGTACCGGCAATGCTCCGTGTCCGCTTCAGTTTGACCTGCATCTGGATTCACTGGCTATACCCGATGTTGCCGACCTGATGGGATTTACGAATAAAGGATGGAGTCTGCCCTTCCTTTCAGAATCAGAGAATAAGCTGCCAGATTTCCGGGCTCAAGGCAGTCTCGCGGTAGGCGAATTGGATATCGCCAATATGCCTTTAGAAAAATTTACCGCGCATCTTGAACTGGGCGACCACGCACTTACAGTGAATCGCGTGACTGCCAGGGTGGGCGGCGGAACGACGCAAGGCGAATGGAAGATTGATTGGAGCGGCAGCCAGCCGCGCTATAGCGGTAGCGGTTCCCTGGAAGGCGTTACGCTGGAGCGGGTGAGCCCGCAGAATACCGTGGGCGGCCAAGTGGCGCAATGGATCGCAGGCAGAGCCCAGGTGAGTTATTCGGCCCACTTTGAAGGCAAGACACCTCAGGAAATGGCAACAAGTGCGGGCGGCAGGGTGGAGTTTCAAGTGACCAATGGAACATCGAGAGCCTTGGCGCTTGATGCGGGCAGGCCCCTCAGGTTCAACGGAGCCCAGGGCGCGCTGGAAATCGATAAGCAAGCTATAAAGATCCTCCCAAGCAAATTTAGGGCAGAGAACCGCATCTATCAATTGAGTGGGACTATGTCTCTGGCCAACAAGCAGGCAAAGCTGAAGGTGAATACCACCGGTACTCAGTGGGAAATCACTGGGACACTGGAAAAGCCGGAAATTACGCCGCAACCGTTGACCGCGCAGGCGGCTCCCGCGCACGCTAAATGA
- a CDS encoding cupin domain-containing protein: protein MLKHICWNDVELEKLNPLLDRQMITGENLMLARVLLKKGCVVPEHSHLNEQLTYIVEGALKFWIDGKEIIVRTGEVLCIPPHMPHKAEAIEDTVDLDVFYPPRQDWLNKSDVYLRNAEPAASR from the coding sequence ATGCTTAAACACATCTGTTGGAATGATGTTGAACTGGAAAAACTGAATCCTTTGCTGGATCGCCAGATGATCACGGGCGAAAACCTGATGCTGGCCCGCGTGCTGTTAAAGAAAGGCTGCGTGGTGCCGGAGCACAGCCATTTGAACGAGCAGCTCACTTACATTGTGGAAGGCGCGCTGAAGTTCTGGATTGACGGCAAGGAAATTATTGTCCGAACAGGCGAAGTGCTCTGTATTCCTCCGCACATGCCGCACAAAGCCGAAGCGATAGAAGACACAGTTGACCTGGACGTGTTCTATCCGCCGCGCCAGGACTGGTTGAACAAGTCAGACGTTTATCTGCGGAACGCTGAGCCGGCTGCCAGCCGCTGA
- a CDS encoding M13 family metallopeptidase: MRKYLFYKSVLSFIGLVLFTAGVALAQSPQPTPQKPDLKSTKKAGNAKTQNAGPTTPPANPMTAKVSDAPARPAPKFDIANIDKTVDPCVDFYQYACGNWLKNNPIPGDQPIWLSFAEVYEHNLEVLRQILEKAAQNDPGRNAVTQKIGDFYASCMDEAAANKAGATPLKPELDSIAAIKDKTQMIEVMAHEQLIGPNPLLGFGSSPDLHNADQTIAAIDQSGLSLPDRDYYLKDDAPTVAIRTAFVDHMKKVFSLLGQSPEQAAQSAETVLKIETDLAKAFMERTLRRDPKNRDHKMTVAQAEALAPNFHLDRYFAASGAPSFAELNVGNPEYFKAINPVIDSTPLDAWKTYMTWQMVNHAASWLSDDFVQEDFKFQQAITGQKELPVRWKRCINATDNALGEALGQPYVDATFGAEGKARMLKMVDALEHSLKGDITTLPWMTETTKKEALVKLAAIRNKIGYPDKWRDYSKLKVVRGDMIGNLYRASEFESNRQLQKIGKPVDKLEWGMTPPTVNAYYSGSHNEIVFPAGILQPPFFDRTLDDAVNMGGIGLVIGHELTHGFDDQGRKFDPKGNLRDWWTAEDGKEFEQRASCVADEYSSFTAVDDLKLNGRLTLGENTADNGGARIALMALHDLMAQAKEDPDKKIDGYTPDQRFFLGFGRVWCQNTTPELSRMLVRVDPHSPGRWRVNGVVRNMPEFQKAFGCKPGQPMAPENACRVW; the protein is encoded by the coding sequence ATGCGCAAATACCTGTTTTACAAGTCTGTCTTGTCTTTCATTGGATTGGTATTGTTTACCGCCGGCGTGGCGCTTGCCCAATCACCACAACCTACGCCACAAAAGCCAGACTTAAAGTCCACAAAAAAGGCGGGGAATGCCAAGACTCAGAACGCCGGTCCTACTACTCCCCCGGCAAATCCAATGACCGCAAAGGTCAGTGATGCTCCGGCCCGTCCAGCGCCCAAATTCGATATCGCCAATATTGATAAGACGGTTGATCCCTGCGTGGATTTTTACCAGTATGCCTGTGGAAACTGGCTCAAAAATAATCCCATCCCCGGCGACCAGCCCATTTGGCTCAGCTTTGCTGAAGTGTACGAGCACAATCTGGAGGTTCTGCGCCAAATTCTGGAAAAAGCAGCCCAAAATGATCCGGGACGCAACGCCGTGACGCAAAAGATCGGCGACTTTTACGCCTCATGCATGGATGAAGCCGCCGCGAATAAAGCTGGCGCCACGCCGCTGAAGCCGGAATTGGACAGTATTGCAGCCATCAAAGACAAGACTCAGATGATTGAAGTGATGGCGCATGAGCAACTGATTGGTCCTAACCCCCTCTTGGGCTTTGGCTCCAGTCCTGACTTGCACAACGCAGATCAGACGATTGCCGCTATTGACCAGAGCGGCCTTTCTCTGCCTGACCGCGATTATTACCTGAAAGATGACGCTCCAACTGTCGCCATTCGCACTGCGTTTGTCGATCACATGAAAAAGGTGTTCTCATTGCTCGGGCAATCGCCTGAGCAAGCTGCCCAAAGCGCCGAAACCGTTCTGAAGATTGAAACTGATCTGGCCAAAGCCTTCATGGAGCGCACACTGCGTCGCGACCCCAAAAATCGCGACCACAAAATGACGGTCGCGCAGGCTGAGGCGCTGGCTCCCAACTTCCACCTTGACCGCTATTTCGCAGCCAGCGGCGCGCCATCTTTTGCTGAGCTGAATGTGGGCAATCCTGAGTACTTCAAGGCGATCAACCCGGTGATCGACTCCACTCCGCTGGACGCCTGGAAAACCTATATGACTTGGCAAATGGTGAACCATGCCGCCAGCTGGCTTTCAGACGATTTTGTGCAGGAAGACTTTAAATTCCAGCAGGCGATCACAGGACAAAAGGAATTGCCGGTACGGTGGAAGCGCTGCATCAACGCAACTGACAATGCTTTGGGCGAGGCCCTGGGCCAGCCTTACGTGGACGCCACCTTTGGCGCGGAAGGAAAGGCGCGCATGCTCAAGATGGTGGACGCGCTGGAACACTCACTAAAGGGTGACATTACTACTCTGCCCTGGATGACCGAAACCACCAAAAAAGAAGCGCTGGTCAAGCTGGCCGCCATCCGCAACAAGATCGGCTATCCCGATAAATGGCGCGATTACAGCAAACTAAAGGTCGTTCGCGGAGACATGATTGGCAATCTTTACCGCGCCAGCGAATTTGAATCCAACCGGCAATTGCAAAAGATCGGCAAGCCGGTGGACAAGCTGGAGTGGGGCATGACTCCGCCCACTGTGAACGCTTATTACAGCGGAAGCCACAATGAGATCGTCTTCCCCGCCGGTATTCTTCAGCCGCCATTCTTCGATCGCACGCTGGATGATGCCGTCAACATGGGCGGCATTGGACTGGTGATCGGGCATGAACTTACTCACGGCTTTGACGATCAGGGCCGCAAGTTCGATCCCAAAGGCAATCTTCGCGATTGGTGGACCGCTGAAGACGGTAAAGAATTTGAACAACGCGCAAGTTGCGTGGCCGATGAATACAGCTCATTTACCGCTGTTGACGACCTCAAACTGAATGGCCGCTTAACCCTGGGTGAAAATACCGCAGACAATGGCGGCGCTCGCATCGCTCTGATGGCGCTGCACGACCTCATGGCCCAGGCCAAAGAAGATCCTGACAAAAAGATTGATGGTTACACGCCCGATCAGCGTTTCTTCCTGGGCTTTGGCCGCGTCTGGTGCCAGAACACCACGCCGGAGCTGTCACGAATGCTGGTCCGCGTGGATCCGCATTCCCCCGGCAGATGGCGCGTGAACGGCGTTGTGCGCAACATGCCAGAATTTCAGAAAGCTTTCGGATGCAAACCCGGCCAGCCCATGGCGCCTGAAAATGCGTGCAGGGTATGGTGA
- the recJ gene encoding single-stranded-DNA-specific exonuclease RecJ, which translates to MRWSFANPDAAQVETLCAEANVSPIVARLLALRGITASNAANFLSPSLDHLYSPYLMRGMAAAVERLSAAIANKEGILIYGDYDVDGTTAVVILKTAIELCGGAADFHVPHRIKEGYGIKDDVIERAAAGGIKVVISVDTGIRAFQAAETARRVGIDLIVTDHHLPEAHEGVPNAWAVLNPNQQGCDYPCKELCGAGVAFKIAQALFAKFKDQVDQAKLIPSFLKMVAIATIADAVPLVGENRTIARLGLEGLRRPVNGGLRALMEVSGLTGERAIGAGDVGFRLGPRINAAGRMDVARDVIELFTCKDQDRCKDIAEKLNQLNLERQSEEQRIVADIDEQLAAEPDLTGKFCMVFDGDGWHRGVVGIVASRVVEKTGRPALVIAKDAEEAHGSGRSISAFHLLNALESCHDLFTRFGGHAHAVGFAMPSKDVPTLRQRLNTYAQAMLKPEDLLPELSIDAEIPLSSVTPELLNDLGRLEPFGHGNREPVFSSCGVSLLMPPRILKEKHIKLRVNQRLPNARASFNYEAVGWRMAERAQSAALQSGDNLDVAYKIGLNFHPDFGGLELTLEDFRKSAPAAISVCG; encoded by the coding sequence GTGCGCTGGTCATTTGCGAATCCCGATGCGGCCCAGGTGGAAACGCTTTGCGCCGAAGCCAACGTCTCCCCAATTGTCGCCCGACTTCTGGCCCTTCGCGGAATTACTGCGTCCAATGCGGCGAATTTCCTTTCGCCTTCACTCGATCATCTGTATTCCCCCTATCTGATGCGCGGAATGGCGGCTGCCGTGGAGCGCCTGAGTGCGGCCATCGCCAACAAGGAAGGCATTCTGATTTATGGCGACTATGACGTGGACGGAACCACTGCCGTAGTGATCCTGAAAACCGCGATTGAGCTATGCGGCGGCGCAGCGGACTTTCACGTTCCGCACCGGATCAAAGAGGGTTACGGCATCAAGGACGATGTCATCGAGCGGGCCGCTGCGGGTGGAATAAAAGTCGTTATCAGCGTGGATACTGGCATAAGGGCATTTCAAGCGGCTGAGACAGCGCGGCGCGTCGGCATTGATCTGATCGTTACAGACCATCACCTGCCTGAAGCGCATGAAGGCGTACCGAACGCGTGGGCAGTACTCAATCCCAACCAGCAGGGCTGTGATTATCCCTGCAAAGAACTGTGCGGCGCAGGGGTCGCGTTCAAGATTGCGCAGGCGCTATTTGCCAAATTCAAAGATCAGGTGGACCAGGCAAAGCTGATTCCGTCTTTTCTCAAGATGGTAGCCATTGCCACCATCGCGGACGCGGTTCCGCTGGTCGGAGAGAACCGTACGATCGCGCGTTTAGGCTTGGAGGGGCTGCGGCGTCCGGTCAACGGAGGACTTAGAGCTTTAATGGAAGTTTCCGGCCTGACCGGCGAGCGCGCAATTGGCGCTGGCGACGTCGGCTTTCGCCTGGGGCCTCGCATCAACGCAGCAGGACGAATGGACGTGGCTCGCGACGTGATCGAACTCTTCACGTGCAAAGATCAGGACCGTTGCAAAGATATCGCGGAAAAGCTGAATCAGCTGAACCTGGAGCGCCAGTCAGAAGAGCAGCGCATTGTGGCGGATATAGATGAGCAGCTTGCAGCAGAGCCCGATCTTACAGGGAAGTTCTGCATGGTTTTTGATGGCGATGGTTGGCATCGAGGCGTTGTTGGGATTGTGGCATCACGGGTCGTGGAGAAGACCGGCCGCCCGGCACTCGTAATTGCCAAGGATGCGGAAGAAGCTCACGGGTCGGGCCGCTCCATCAGTGCGTTCCATCTGCTGAATGCGCTCGAATCTTGTCATGATCTATTTACGCGCTTTGGCGGCCATGCCCACGCAGTCGGTTTTGCCATGCCCAGCAAGGATGTTCCTACCTTAAGGCAAAGGTTGAATACTTACGCGCAAGCCATGCTTAAACCTGAAGACTTGCTGCCGGAACTGAGCATTGATGCTGAAATTCCTCTCAGTTCGGTGACGCCAGAGTTGCTTAATGATTTAGGCCGATTAGAGCCATTCGGCCACGGTAACCGTGAACCGGTGTTTTCCAGTTGCGGCGTGAGCCTATTGATGCCGCCAAGGATTCTGAAGGAGAAGCACATTAAGTTGCGGGTCAATCAGAGACTGCCAAATGCCAGGGCCAGCTTCAACTATGAAGCCGTGGGCTGGCGGATGGCAGAACGGGCCCAGTCAGCAGCTCTGCAATCGGGTGACAATCTGGATGTCGCCTACAAAATCGGGCTGAACTTTCATCCCGACTTCGGAGGTCTGGAATTGACTTTAGAGGATTTTAGAAAGTCAGCTCCGGCCGCAATTTCTGTTTGCGGCTGA
- a CDS encoding RDD family protein: MPENFIFCSKCGTQNPATAQFCQSCGLTLSSGLAPNQAAAPARAYAAAPPAAYVAAPAVPYGGFWIRFLAHLIDHVILSAVAAPLFFIMVLPAIIRIAHEAEQNQEPPSPELIVTILSSIFIYIALAFVGQWLYEALLTSSSWQGTIGKRVLRLKVVDEAGNRIGFGRSTGRFFAKILSSIFFYIGFIMIGFTDRKRGLHDMLAGTVVMKY; encoded by the coding sequence ATGCCAGAAAACTTTATCTTTTGCTCCAAGTGTGGCACGCAGAACCCTGCGACGGCCCAGTTTTGCCAGAGTTGTGGCTTAACCCTTTCCAGTGGCCTTGCCCCAAATCAGGCAGCAGCTCCGGCGCGTGCTTATGCCGCTGCTCCTCCGGCCGCGTATGTTGCGGCTCCCGCTGTGCCTTATGGCGGTTTCTGGATTCGTTTTCTGGCGCACTTGATTGATCACGTTATCCTGAGCGCGGTAGCGGCTCCTCTGTTTTTTATCATGGTCTTGCCGGCAATTATTCGCATCGCACATGAAGCGGAGCAGAATCAGGAACCGCCTTCTCCAGAGCTCATCGTCACGATTTTAAGTTCGATCTTCATTTACATTGCGCTGGCCTTTGTCGGCCAGTGGCTTTATGAAGCCCTGCTCACCAGTTCCTCATGGCAGGGAACAATAGGGAAAAGAGTTCTGCGCCTAAAAGTGGTGGATGAAGCAGGTAACCGGATTGGTTTCGGGCGCTCCACCGGACGGTTCTTTGCCAAGATTCTTTCTTCCATATTTTTCTATATCGGCTTCATCATGATTGGGTTTACTGACCGCAAACGCGGATTGCATGACATGCTGGCAGGCACGGTGGTGATGAAGTACTAA
- a CDS encoding mismatch repair protein yields the protein MNDHILEERETPPTPATVTASAPHQEYSRRLKDRETLAAQLQRKHLWLGNARIVLFVAIFVQCWITGKTGSPSLYWLLVPIALFAVLVVAHRRVVTALNMAKRAVSVYSLGLARMEDRWAGSGATGEEFKDPLHLYAEDLDILGEGSLFQLLSTARTNMGKQCLARWLLSHAEVKEIQERQAAVAELRSRLDFREDLAVSGESERIAAKPEALTAWAQEESGLKDGRWWALGLAILSMAALVFGFMVMWTPFIILLLINGIITSRARHRLQKIFAGVSDTHKDLDSLALLLRRIETEKFDSPLLQQLQARLLTHGLPPSACIARLDTLADLDDSRHNWFVRIFDIPLLYSMQIAFALERWRRTYGGGIKAWLDVVGEIETLVSIAAYAYEHPQDQFAEFAPPEAAICFQGDGLGHPLLPDDKCVRNDVQLGGNSQVLLVSGSNMSGKSTYLRVIGINAALAMMGAPVRAKRLRLSRVAVGASMRVSDSLQKGISHFYAEIKRLRQVVDLSSTQPALFLLDEVLQGTNSHDRRVGTEGVLRTLVRNGAIGLVTTHDLALTSLEQVFSEHVRNAHFQERFEDDRLSFDYRLRPGVVTTSNGIELMKSIGLDVS from the coding sequence GTGAACGATCACATCCTTGAAGAACGAGAAACTCCCCCAACCCCGGCGACGGTGACGGCCTCCGCTCCACATCAGGAGTATTCACGTCGCCTTAAAGACCGTGAAACTCTAGCTGCGCAGCTCCAACGCAAGCATCTTTGGCTCGGCAACGCGCGCATCGTCCTTTTTGTCGCGATATTCGTCCAGTGCTGGATCACCGGCAAAACCGGCTCTCCGTCTCTTTATTGGCTGCTAGTTCCCATTGCTCTATTCGCCGTCCTCGTCGTCGCACACCGCCGCGTAGTGACTGCGCTCAATATGGCGAAGCGAGCGGTTTCCGTTTATAGCCTCGGACTCGCACGCATGGAAGATCGCTGGGCCGGAAGCGGTGCAACAGGTGAAGAATTCAAAGATCCGCTACATCTGTACGCGGAAGACCTGGATATTCTTGGCGAAGGCAGCCTGTTCCAGTTGCTATCGACCGCACGCACCAACATGGGCAAGCAGTGTCTGGCACGCTGGCTCCTGTCTCATGCTGAGGTGAAGGAAATCCAGGAGCGGCAAGCCGCGGTCGCCGAACTGAGGTCGCGACTTGATTTTCGGGAAGACCTTGCGGTAAGCGGCGAAAGCGAGCGCATTGCCGCCAAACCTGAAGCGCTGACCGCCTGGGCGCAGGAAGAAAGCGGCTTGAAGGATGGCCGATGGTGGGCGTTGGGTCTGGCCATTCTCAGCATGGCTGCGCTGGTCTTCGGCTTCATGGTGATGTGGACGCCCTTTATTATTCTTTTGCTGATCAATGGCATCATTACCTCCCGGGCCCGCCATCGTTTGCAAAAGATCTTTGCCGGTGTGAGCGACACCCATAAGGATCTTGATTCGCTGGCATTGCTGCTGCGTCGCATCGAAACAGAAAAGTTTGATTCTCCCTTGCTTCAGCAATTGCAGGCACGACTTCTTACCCATGGTTTGCCGCCATCGGCGTGTATCGCACGCCTTGACACATTGGCTGATCTGGATGATTCGCGCCACAACTGGTTCGTGCGGATCTTTGATATCCCACTGCTTTACTCGATGCAAATTGCTTTTGCGCTGGAGCGCTGGCGTCGCACCTACGGCGGCGGGATAAAGGCATGGCTGGATGTCGTGGGAGAAATCGAGACCCTTGTTTCAATTGCGGCTTACGCTTACGAGCATCCCCAGGACCAGTTCGCGGAATTCGCGCCGCCCGAGGCTGCAATCTGTTTCCAGGGCGATGGCCTTGGCCATCCTCTTTTACCCGACGACAAATGCGTGCGCAATGACGTCCAGCTGGGGGGGAACAGCCAGGTGCTTTTGGTGAGCGGCTCCAACATGTCCGGTAAGAGCACATATTTGCGCGTGATCGGCATCAATGCGGCCCTCGCGATGATGGGCGCTCCCGTGCGAGCCAAGCGCTTGCGGCTTTCCCGCGTTGCAGTAGGCGCTTCCATGCGTGTCTCTGACTCGCTGCAGAAAGGCATTTCCCATTTTTATGCCGAAATCAAAAGGCTCCGCCAAGTCGTGGACCTTTCGTCTACACAGCCAGCATTGTTTCTGCTCGATGAAGTTTTGCAGGGCACAAACTCGCATGATCGGCGGGTAGGCACAGAGGGTGTGCTGCGCACACTGGTTCGCAACGGCGCTATCGGTCTTGTCACAACCCACGACCTTGCCCTCACTTCTCTGGAGCAAGTTTTTTCCGAGCATGTACGCAACGCCCATTTCCAGGAACGCTTTGAAGACGACAGGCTTTCTTTCGATTATCGTCTCCGCCCCGGTGTGGTCACCACCAGCAATGGAATAGAACTAATGAAATCCATCGGACTCGATGTTTCTTAG